A segment of the Salipiger abyssi genome:
CGACTGGGTGGCCAGCTGCTGTTGCACCTGAAGCGCCTGAAGACGGGCGGCTTCTTCTTCCATGTTGGCGTCGACCATGCCGCCGACACCGGCGTCGATCTTGTCGGTCAGTTCCGAAAGGAACTCTTTCTGCATTTCGACCGATTTCTCGGCGATGCCGAACGCGGTGGCGGAGTCGATGGCGTCCGACAGGGCGCCTTCGGCGTCTTGCAGAGCGGTTTCCATCAGCGCGGTGGTCGAAGCTGTGGTCAGGTCGATGCCGGCCAGGGTGGACTGGATCGCGCCCAGGTCCTGCTGGTCGAAGCTCACCGTGGTGGTGGTGATCGAGCCTGCGGCGTCACGGCTGATGCCGGTGACGACGGTCACGGCCGAGGTGCCGTTGACGAGGTCGGACCCGTTGAAGGTCGCCTGGTCGATG
Coding sequences within it:
- a CDS encoding flagellin N-terminal helical domain-containing protein, with product MSSIHTNASAMSALSTLRNINNSLASTQDRISSGLKISSGKDNAAYFSISETMSSDSRIYKAIDESLTLTQNSLSAARLGAETVKDLASEFVERVAFAQGGTEETRTEVQAELDELAARIQTTIDQATFNGSDLVNGTSAVTVVTGISRDAAGSITTTTVSFDQQDLGAIQSTLAGIDLTTASTTALMETALQDAEGALSDAIDSATAFGIAEKSVEMQKEFLSELTDKIDAGVGGMVDANMEEEAARLQALQVQQQLATQSLSIANQAPQNILSLFR